ATACAGAATTGTTGCAGAAAGAGTTATCCGTCTCAGAATTACGCGCAATAACAGCCGGGCTTAATGAGACAGTCGAGACAGCAAAAGAAGACCTGCGCCGCTTCATTCAGATTCGCTCATCAATGGAGGCGTTCAGCAATCACATAAGGCCGTCGCAGGAGAAAGCCTCAAAGCTGCTTCAGAAAATGGAGACTCAGAATCTCACGGGCAGCGCGAAAAAGTCAGCACTGAATGAGTCGTTGAAGTACCAGAAATTTATCGCCATGCTTGACCAGGAACTCACAGAGGGGAACATCTCAAACGCTGAGGAGCTGACGAAAGTATTTCCGCCGATGACTGTTGTCGGACTCACATCGAATCATTACTATATTGACGGGGAAAGCACAAAGCCAGCCCCCCCGAAAGAGTCCGCAGAGCCGCAAAAGTCCCATGAGTCCCAAAAGCTGAAGGAGTCCCCGGAGCCGCAAAGAGTCGCGCAGGAGTCTCCGGTTCAGGCCGCCCCCGCAGAAATTCCGAATGACACGGGAAATATCATCCCCCCTAACACGCCCATAAAGCCCAAAAAAGCCGGGGCAAAAGCCTTCAGGGAGGAAATAATCAGGAACTCCCGCGCCATGGGAAAAGAAGCAATGCTTGAGATTCGCGACCTTCTGAATATCTTTATGCATTACGGAGTCTTGACGCTTGATCAGGTATTCGGGTTCGGAGTGTTCTACAGGGCGTGGCACATAAAGGACGACAGCGAAAGGCAGGAATATATCCGCGAAAAGTTGTCGACAGATTCCCCCGATTACGCTGAAGCGGCACGGGGAGTCATCGAATGGCTGGAGCGCAGGAAAGCTATCGCCTCATTCCGAATGGCTGACAAGGATATTTTCTGCCTCACAAAATGGATGTGCGACTCTCTGGCCAAAAAGGATGTCCGCAAAACTTTCACGGGGCTTGCTCCGGGAAATTTCCTGTACTCCGCTGATGACGGACTCCCAGAGAATGAAGCCGTCGGGATCATGTGCAATAACTACTATGTGCAGACATATCTTGCCTCAGTGCTGTACATGGCTGACCGAGACAGGTACACGCGGATTCTTGACGGCGTTAAATGCGCTCCGGGCAAGGCTATAGCACCTGTGTTCTATGAGGGGAACGAGTACAAGTGCAGGGTTGTTCCGTCAGCAGAAGAAGCCCGAAAGACTGCCGCGGCTTTCCCTGATGATGATATATTGATGGCGGCTGTCGACCCTCCCGAAAAGATAAACGCCGAACTTATGACGCTTGACCCGGCATTGAGGGAGCGTATTTTTGTCGCGGGTAAGACTCTTCACAGGGGACTCTGTGAGATTACTCCGCCGGAAGATGACTCTGACTCCGACTCAGCCCCGGAGGAATCGTATTACCAGCTCGGTTTTGACTTTGGCGACGATGAACCCGGCCATGACTCACAGCCCGAACACGTCCCGGAAATTTCGCGGGAAGAGGCCGAGTCAGCCCCCGAAATTACAGCGCAAGAATCCGAGTCAGCTCCCGAAATCACAGCGACAGAATCCGAGCCAGTCCCGGAAGACTCCGAGTCCGGCATGATTCCGCTTCCGTCTGATTCTGACCTGCTGACCGAAATACGCGCAATGCTCAATGATACAGACTGCGGGAATGACGAAATCCCGTACCCGTCAATAGCCAGCGCAATAATCACCGCTAAGGCCGCCTCACTCACTCAGGGTTACGCGGAATGCGCCGGGCTTTTCTCACGTCTCGACATGGCCGCGCCTGTATTGCCAGACTCGCCGGAATACACCGGGGCGAATCTCTCAGCTATTTTCCCGGACTCGCTGGCGGGTGATACTGTGTCGGAAGGGCTAATGCTGTCGGCGTATTTGGGCGGGATGATGTTCCCTGAAATGCCGTATTCTGATTTCGAGCTTAAACGGAGGGCGGACGAACTCAACGACAATTACGGCGTGTTTTTCCCGTCCTACCGTGAGACAAAGAAAATTTTTGCGCGGGTTTGCGAGTTTTTCAGGCGGTACAGCGAATTTCCTGCGGCGTTCCTTGAGTCAGCAAACAGAAAAGAGAATGACAGCGGAATTTTGTCGCGGATAAAGTCAGAAGCCGAAAGCCTGCTTAACGTTCCTGCGTTCAACAAGGACATGAAGCTGCTGCCGTTTTTCACACGGGAATTTTTCGGCCCGGCTGGGGAAATATATTCGTGCCTGAAGACAGTTGCCGATGATGACTCGTCCGGGACTGAGAGAGTCCGCGCCTTTGTGGATAAATATTACGACACGAGCGAGAAAATGTCAGGCGAGAAAATGAAGGACTTAATCGACACGAAATGGGCGGAAGTGTGGCGCGAAAAAAGCGTTATGCCCGGAAAATTAAGCCCTCTGATTTCACATCTCCGCACGGGCGTAATCAGAGCCGCATATGTCAGACTCGCGATAATGCAGAAATGGCTTGCCGTGAAGGACTCAGAGTCGCGGAATTTCGACACGGACGCACTGACCGCCGCAAGGGACGAGATTTTAGCCCTGGCTGATGACGCAATGCAGAAACTTTCAGGCATGGCTGGAAAATCGGTTGTCATTATGACGCTTGACAGTATACGCCGTAAGCTGACCTGTCAGCCTGAGCCGGTATATTTCGCGGTATTGCTGACAAACGGAATAATCCCGCTTGACTCGGACAATTTGCCCGTTCTCGGAATGAAGGACGTGAAATATTATGAGCCTCTGCGGAATGTCGTCCGCTTCCTGAATGCCCCCCGCCTGACTCTTGAGGAGGCCGGGCGGAAAATACTGTATGACGATGAGTCGCCGATGTTCGAGAACTTGCACCAGCTCGAAATCATCAGAAAGATTCAGGGGCGTGATACAGATTTGGGCGATGACGGGAAGAGGGCGAGAGAGTCCGCCGAGAAATTCACGGAAGATTT
The Synergistaceae bacterium genome window above contains:
- a CDS encoding AAA family ATPase codes for the protein MPDIQQQIYSELDKFAGLSEAAGKILHEAAGKIDGGYSPSGTEISQLFSSLKGLRQLYENICSLIASESTDTELLQKELSVSELRAITAGLNETVETAKEDLRRFIQIRSSMEAFSNHIRPSQEKASKLLQKMETQNLTGSAKKSALNESLKYQKFIAMLDQELTEGNISNAEELTKVFPPMTVVGLTSNHYYIDGESTKPAPPKESAEPQKSHESQKLKESPEPQRVAQESPVQAAPAEIPNDTGNIIPPNTPIKPKKAGAKAFREEIIRNSRAMGKEAMLEIRDLLNIFMHYGVLTLDQVFGFGVFYRAWHIKDDSERQEYIREKLSTDSPDYAEAARGVIEWLERRKAIASFRMADKDIFCLTKWMCDSLAKKDVRKTFTGLAPGNFLYSADDGLPENEAVGIMCNNYYVQTYLASVLYMADRDRYTRILDGVKCAPGKAIAPVFYEGNEYKCRVVPSAEEARKTAAAFPDDDILMAAVDPPEKINAELMTLDPALRERIFVAGKTLHRGLCEITPPEDDSDSDSAPEESYYQLGFDFGDDEPGHDSQPEHVPEISREEAESAPEITAQESESAPEITATESEPVPEDSESGMIPLPSDSDLLTEIRAMLNDTDCGNDEIPYPSIASAIITAKAASLTQGYAECAGLFSRLDMAAPVLPDSPEYTGANLSAIFPDSLAGDTVSEGLMLSAYLGGMMFPEMPYSDFELKRRADELNDNYGVFFPSYRETKKIFARVCEFFRRYSEFPAAFLESANRKENDSGILSRIKSEAESLLNVPAFNKDMKLLPFFTREFFGPAGEIYSCLKTVADDDSSGTERVRAFVDKYYDTSEKMSGEKMKDLIDTKWAEVWREKSVMPGKLSPLISHLRTGVIRAAYVRLAIMQKWLAVKDSESRNFDTDALTAARDEILALADDAMQKLSGMAGKSVVIMTLDSIRRKLTCQPEPVYFAVLLTNGIIPLDSDNLPVLGMKDVKYYEPLRNVVRFLNAPRLTLEEAGRKILYDDESPMFENLHQLEIIRKIQGRDTDLGDDGKRARESAEKFTEDFRLQIMTDYAFGRISEDDAETFKALINENDSILALGDFGCWRQFLDAIRHQAEDVYMSRQAVLTDAIFERMAYYHDKNPKREMPGYPEDLDTAMSLAVNGSLNAAESLFSRCESARAMGLTVADIRTERTEIDAFSKFMEKFPEIYGECKKPGNKEKALKNFGRSYIESNPPAEWAGLTRKLKDERTAIIDNWPSGLGYTTPEQIRALVTGLGFTADPSEDSVKKDGTESNMEFFTVKIKRNDGRICPHPIAKFGTKLESLNVIVLYGSGTPEKIVSSVMEREPGASILIMDYHVSLTERSQYAKAFRTHDRQDKYFLLIDRVLALFLTLQDTGNRFSVMLQCTLPYTSCIPFTKGSGYVAPEMFYGRERELADIRSPEGSSIVYGGRQLGKTSLLKRAETLEHQPEKLKFAVYNDLTVNGLKQSFQEGYNESEFTANIIRNVNAKIPGLLRDDSNTLQAMCENIAALIADRKAESFMLLLDEADAFLDSIREANYEPLRPLVNLRNSTRNKFRFVLAGLHNVMRAKNSAADNNPLGQLGTALCIRPLSPFEAQRLLLEPLEYIGFRIDPERHLETILTATNYYPGVIQYFGYTLLEKFTERCANSGTEEISPPFSADDSLLGSVIASQELNEAAAQTLRLSLSLDKYFMLGQCIAYLYYIGGGETSGAFRGYSVNEIAEADAGLTQCMTGESYDSYDAILREMSDMGILSRLENGSYRFRRQSFIKSIWPDEDSVLRTGE